Proteins encoded by one window of Arachis ipaensis cultivar K30076 chromosome B04, Araip1.1, whole genome shotgun sequence:
- the LOC107635064 gene encoding TMV resistance protein N-like, producing MASFVGDEASSSSLMPRPCTYKVFLSFRGKDTRKGFTSHLYAALVNRGITTYIDDKNLRKGDLISDELLIAIEESMFGVIVLSPNYASSRWCLDELQKIVECNNNLGLQIVAVFYHVKPCDVRHQIGAFEEAFKKHELRFGQESDRVRRWRNALKQVASYSNWNSEQFKNEAILVESIAQHIHERLIMKLPSSMKNLVGIDSRLEQVVRHIGLGGNDVRFIGICGMGGIGKTTISRRVYETIRSEFKASCFLANVRETCEKRGIVQIQKQLLDRTNINSDTSFHDEFEGKAIICDSLCHKKVLLVLDDVDDGGLLENLAGEKDWFGPGSRIIITTRDKHVLEVHGAVNRICKVEGLEQNEALELFCLKAFKRPKPEKGYMDLSKEVVEYCDGLPLALVVLGSHLCGQTIDVWRSAIEKIKSFPHDKIFNTLKISYDGLDHSEKNIFLDIACFFKGREKDYVTNILRRCGYHAEASISALINKSLLSIINDDKYADMLGMHDLLEDMGKHIVIQESRDDPSRRSRLWSYTDVDLVLAQNKENEATHSIVLYNMYSEIERNWGDLDIRDLSFSNIFKLKLLILDGVKVPILCDIPCTLKVLHWKGCPMETLPFTDRRYELVEIDLSYSKIVQLWDGKKVLRLLQHLNLSFCDKLKQTPDLSGAPNLKTLNLHRCEELNYIHPSLAHHKSLVELNLMNCKSLETLADKLEMSSLEKLYLFSCSSLRRLPEFGKCMKQLSILNLTLTGIEELPTTPGRLGGVSELDLSGCRKLTSLPLSLACFVGLKKLELSRFVELSCVPYSTHGLESLTAYDKSDNPNIVGLLCSLSRLTSLSTLKLRRCFPTSRKESTICYNLGHLTSLTDLDLSRNYFLRVPISIHELPRLTRLNLNDCRFLKVLPELPSSLRELQAQRCHSLDASNVNDAISKACCGFAESASQDREDVLQMLIPGKEIPAWFEHQEQDDGVSVSFPHNCPSTEIMTLALCFLLDGFTFLQGQPSVVCNGKEFINTSLLKMSPGTSSKQLFIVCLNGFCFSDQLCQDNRFQMLVPSCGYFNNIRVLSSGACWVIKQDIESFKKRKSQTGKRKATLELDIDMISHSSPSRKKMLVVAPPLYEEEE from the exons ATGGCGTCCTTTGTAGGCGATGAAGCCTCTTCTAGCTCATTAATGCCACGACCATGCACCTATAAGGTGTTCTTAAGTTTTAGGGGAAAAGACACTCGCAAGGGATTCACTAGCCATCTCTATGCCGCACTTGTCAACAGGGGAATCACAACTTACATTGATGACAAGAATCTTCGCAAAGGCGATCTTATTTCAGATGAACTCCTCATAGCAATTGAAGAGTCTATGTTTGGTGTGATAGTTCTCTCACCGAACTACGCTTCCTCCAGATGGTGCTTGGATGAGCTCCAGAAGATTGTTGAGTGCAACAACAACCTGGGGCTACAGATTGTGGCAGTGTTCTATCATGTCAAGCCTTGTGACGTCAGGCATcaaataggagcctttgaagaagcTTTCAAGAAACATGAACTCAGATTTGGACAAGAAAGTGACAGAGTTAGAAGATGGAGAAACGCGTTAAAACAAGTTGCCAGTTATTCAAATTGGAACTCTGAACAATTCAA GAACGAGGCCATACTCGTTGAAAGTATTGCTCAACATATACATGAAAGATTGATTATGAAATTACCATCTTCTATGAAGAATCTAGTAGGGATTGATTCAAGGTTGGAACAAGTTGTTAGACACATTGGTCTTGGGGGGAATGATGTTCGCTTCATTGGCATATGTGGAATGGGTGGCATAGGTAAGACAACTATTTCTAGAAGAGTCTATGAAACCATTAGAAGTGAATTTAAAGCTAGTTGCTTTCTTGCCAATGTAAGAGAGACATGTGAGAAAAGAGGTATTGTTCAAATCCAGAAACAACTTCTTGATCGTACGAACATAAATTCTGATACTAGTTTCCACGATGAGTTTGAGGGAAAAGCTATAATTTGTGACTCTTTGTGCCACAAGAAGGTCCTTCTAGTTCTCGATGATGTAGACGATGGAGGCTTATTGGAGAATTTGGCTGGTGAAAAAGATTGGTTTGGTCCTGGAAGCAGAATAATAATCACAACTAGAGATAAACATGTACTAGAAGTGCACGGAGCAGTCAATAGAATTTGTAAGGTTGAAGGGTTAGAGCAAAATGAAGCACTTGAACTCTTTTGTTTGAAAGCTTTTAAAAGGCCAAAACCTGAAAAAGGGTATATGGATTTGTCCAAAGAAGTGGTTGAGTATTGTGATGGTCTTCCGTTGGCACTCGTAGTATTGGGTTCCCATCTTTGTGGACAAACCATTGATGTTTGGCGCAGTGCTATTGAGAAAATAAAGAGCTTTCCTCAtgacaaaatttttaatacattGAAAATAAGTTATGATGGTTTAGATCATTCGGAAAAGAATATCTTTTTAGATATCGCTTGCTTTTTCAAAGGACGTGAGAAAGATTATGTAACAAATATATTGAGAAGGTGTGGTTATCATGCTGAAGCTAGCATTtctgctttaataaataaatctTTGCTCAGTATAATAAATGATGATAAGTATGCCGATATGTTGGGGATGCATGATCTGCTTGAAGATATGGGCAAACATATTGTAATTCAAGAGTCTCGTGATGATCCTAGCAGGCGAAGTAGATTGTGGTCTTACACGGATGTTGATCTTGTACTTGCACAAAACAAG GAAAATGAAGCAACTCATAGCATCGTTCTATATAATATGTACTCGGAGATTGAAAGAAATTGGGGAGATTTGGATATAAGAGATTTATCTTTCTCAAATATATTCAAGCTAAAGCTTCTCATTTTAGATGGTGTGAAAGTTCCCATTCTCTGCGATATTCCTTGTACATTAAAGGTTTTGCACTGGAAAGGTTGTCCAATGGAAACTCTGCCCTTTACAGATCGAAGATATGAACTTGTTGAAATTGATTTGTCTTATAGCAAAATTGTACAGTTATGGGATGGAAAGAAG GTTCTAAGACTGTTACAGCACTTGAATCTATCCTTCTGTGACAAGCTGAAGCAAACGCCAGATCTTTCTGGGGCGCCCAATCTTAAAACACTTAATCTTCATAGATGTGAGGAGCTGAATTATATTCATCCATCTCTCGCACACCACAAAAGCCTTGTTGAATTGAATTTAATGAACTGTAAGAGTCTTGAAACACTTGCTGATAAATTGGAGATGAGTTCACTCGAAAAACTATATCTGTTCTCCTGCAGTAGTTTGAGAAGACTGCCAGAATTTGGGAAATGCATGAAACAGTTATCGATTCTTAATCTGACACTTACAGGTATAGAAGAGTTACCGACGACGCCTGGAAGGTTGGGTGGCGTATCTGAGTTGGACTTGAGTGGATGCAGAAAGCTTACTAGTCTTCCCTTATCACTTGCATGTTTCGTTGGCCTAAAGAAGTTAGAGTTAAGTAGATTTGTGGAGCTTAGTTGTGTTCCATACAGCACTCATGGGTTAGAGTCCCTCACAGCTTATGATAAGTCTGACAACCCAAATATAGTTGGACTTTTGTGTTCTCTCTCTCGCCTCACCTCTTTGAGTACCCTGAAATTACGCCGATGTTTTCCCACTTCTAGAAAAGAGTCGACCATTTGCTACAATCTTGGCCACTTAACGTCGTTGACGGATTTGGATTTATCGCGCAACTATTTTTTAAGAGTTCCAATAAGTATCCATGAACTTCCCAGGCTTACACGTCTGAATCTAAATGATTGTCGTTTTCTGAAGGTTTTACCAGAGCTTCCATCAAGTTTACGAGAATTACAGGCACAGCGTTGTCATTCACTGGATGCATCCAACGTGAATGATGCGATATCAAAGGCGTGTTGTGGCTTTGCAGAATCAGCTAGCCAAGATCGTGAAGATGTCTTGCAAATGTTGATCCCTGGGAAGGAAATTCCAGCTTGGTTTGAGCATCAGGAACAAGATGATGGAGTATCAGTGTCATTCCCGCATAATTGCCCTTCAACTGAAATCATGACGCTTGCTCTCTGTTTCCTATTAGATGGCTTCACGTTCTTACAAGGACAGCCATCGGTGGTCTGCAACGGTAAAGAATTCATCAACACGAGTTTATTGAAGATGTCGCCGGGGACATCTTCTAAGCAATTGTTCATTGTCTGCCTGAACGGTTTCTGTTTTAGTGACCAGTTATGCCAAGACAATCGCTTCCAAATGCTAGTTCCCAGTTGTGGTTACTTTAATAATATCCGAGTGCTTAGCTCTGGAGCATGTTGGGTGATTAAGCAAGACATTGaaagtttcaagaaaagaaaatcccaaaCAGGGAAAAGGAAAGCAACTCTTGAACTGGATATTGACATGATCTCACATTCTTCACCTTCCAGGAAGAAGATGTTGGTGGTTGCCCCTCCACTGTATGAAGAAGAGGAATAG